The Rhodopirellula islandica sequence GGCCCAGCCAATGTTTCCGGGCCGCCGGTTCCGCCGCCCCCCGTCGCTCCGCCACCCCCAGCGGATTCTGCGTCCACGCTCAGCCCGCAAGCGAACGCAAGTTCGCAACCCGATCGCACGCAGCCAAACGGTGTTCCCAAACCCCCGCCCGCTCCTCCGCGGGCGACCTTGCCTCCGGTCAAACCGCCCGGTGTCGAGCCTCCTTTGACGCGGGAACCCAACGTCAGCAATGGTGCTGGCTCTGCAGACGATTCGCTGCCCAGCCCGTCTCCAGCGAGCTCCTCTCCAGCAACTGCAAGAAAGACGAAGCGAGCGGCTCACGCTGCCAAGGTCGCTCCGGTGGCTCAGCCCGAGGTCGCGAAAGCGGTCCCCGCAGAAGTGCCGCCGGCAACCCCGAAATCACGCTGGCGGACGGAAGTCCAACCTGAGAGCAACGAAGAGACCGGGGCCGAACAAGAAGACGAACTGGCACCCGTCAGGCGATCGGTGCCAGCGTGGTTGGTCAGCATGGTCTTTCACTTGGTCGTGTTGCTGGTCCTGGCTCTGTTGACCACTCCAATTGGCGAAGGCATCGGCAGCATCGTGTTGGAGTTCGGCGAAGCGACCGAGTCGGAGAACTTTGAACTGGAGAGCGTGAATATCCAGAGCTCGGATTCGATGCTGGATTCAACCAGCGATCTGGACAGCGAGATGGTGGTCGACACGGACATCCAGTCGTTGATGGACACGATGGAGATGCCCACCGAAACACTTGAGATGGTGCAGGTCGAGAACGGCATTGGGTCCGCGAGTGAACTGGTCAAACCCATGTTCAGCGGTCGGTCGGGTGCGATGAAGAGTGCCTTGATCGCAGCTTATGGCGGCAATGACCAAACCGTGACCGCGGTTGAGCGTGGATTGCAGTGGTTGGTGAAGAACCAAGAACGCGCGGGATCGTGGAGCATGGCGGGGCCTTACTCCGATGCCGCTCCGTTTTCTGAAAACCGCTGTGCCGCCACCGCAATGGCAATGCTGGCATTCCAAGGCGACGGCAACACGCATCTCCAGGGTCCCTACTCCGAGAACGTCGAGCGGGGCCTCCGGACCTTGCTCAAGGGCCAACGCCGGGACGGTTTTTTGGCGACGGAAGTTCGCGGCGATGATCAACAAGCCTACGGGCATGCCCAAGCGACAATCGCCCTCTGCGAATTGTTTGCGATGACGGAAGATTCCGCCCTTCGCGGGCCAGCTCAGGCGGCGGTGGACTACTGCGTGAACGCTCAGTCGGCCGCCGGTGGTTGGCGTTATCGGCCGCGGCTGGATTCTGATTTGTCGGTGACAGGGTGGTATGTGATGGCGCTGACCAGCGCTCATGCTGCCGGATTGGAAGTTCCCTCGTCGACCTTGCAGATGGCCAACACGTACTTGGATTCGGTCCAGTCAAATGCTGGCTCCTGGTACAGCTACCAACCCAATCGACCGGGGAGTTACGCGATGACGGCGGAAGGGTTGCTGTGCCGGCAGTACCTGGGGTGGCCGCATGACGAAGAGGCATTGAAGCTAGGGATCGGCGACTTGGTCGAGGACGGGATGTTGGATCCGAACAATCCCAACGTCTATTACTGGTACTACGCGACTCAGGCGATCCACCACTACGGGGGACAGCCTTGGCGAAAGTGGAACAGCGTGATGCGGACGGAATTGCCGCGGTTGCAGCTCAAACGAGGTGCCGAGGCGGGCAGTTGGTCGCCTCAAGCCGATGAATGGGGCCGCCGGGCAGGACGTCTGTACGTGACCTGTCTGTCGATTTACTGCTTGGAAGTCTATTACCGGCACCTGCCGCTGTACGATCAGCAGGGAAAGTGAGTCTGGCGACAGGGAAAGTGAGCCTGGGTTTGGCGTTTCGGGCCGTTGCTCGGATTGGCTAGGATGAAT is a genomic window containing:
- a CDS encoding prenyltransferase/squalene oxidase repeat-containing protein, with the translated sequence MNLPPNTTASDSSDAMDSSGTFSAGPANVSGPPVPPPPVAPPPPADSASTLSPQANASSQPDRTQPNGVPKPPPAPPRATLPPVKPPGVEPPLTREPNVSNGAGSADDSLPSPSPASSSPATARKTKRAAHAAKVAPVAQPEVAKAVPAEVPPATPKSRWRTEVQPESNEETGAEQEDELAPVRRSVPAWLVSMVFHLVVLLVLALLTTPIGEGIGSIVLEFGEATESENFELESVNIQSSDSMLDSTSDLDSEMVVDTDIQSLMDTMEMPTETLEMVQVENGIGSASELVKPMFSGRSGAMKSALIAAYGGNDQTVTAVERGLQWLVKNQERAGSWSMAGPYSDAAPFSENRCAATAMAMLAFQGDGNTHLQGPYSENVERGLRTLLKGQRRDGFLATEVRGDDQQAYGHAQATIALCELFAMTEDSALRGPAQAAVDYCVNAQSAAGGWRYRPRLDSDLSVTGWYVMALTSAHAAGLEVPSSTLQMANTYLDSVQSNAGSWYSYQPNRPGSYAMTAEGLLCRQYLGWPHDEEALKLGIGDLVEDGMLDPNNPNVYYWYYATQAIHHYGGQPWRKWNSVMRTELPRLQLKRGAEAGSWSPQADEWGRRAGRLYVTCLSIYCLEVYYRHLPLYDQQGK